A part of Carettochelys insculpta isolate YL-2023 chromosome 1, ASM3395843v1, whole genome shotgun sequence genomic DNA contains:
- the TSKU gene encoding tsukushi, protein MMPLPTWLNLLLLFPCMGTTKTCSPGCHCEVESFGLFDSFSLTKVDCSGIGSHIVPVPIPLDTSYLDLSSNKLESINESVLAGPGYTTLVSLDLSYNKIAKISSMTFSKLRYLESLDLSHNSLAVLPDDCFSSSPLGDVDLSNNNLLDIKLDVFASRGQGKPINVDLSNNTISTVTRHYDKSIPNIQSLNLSGNRLRTVPNLQGIPLRYLNLDGNPLAKIEKGAFVGLMDLIHLSLSGLQGFREISPYSFIELPNLQVLDLSSNPNLKSLSGEVVFGLSCLQELNLSSTSVSFLPKTVLKYLPTIKSITLGKNVQCLKVTKEGQYHRQMGLTKKEVLSCHDSHGSVAAAPYVS, encoded by the coding sequence ATGATGCCTCTACCAACctggctcaacctgctgcttctctttccttGCATGGGTACTACCAAGACCTGCTCCCCGGGATGCCACTGTGAAGTGGAGAGTTTTGGTCTCTTTGACAGCTTCAGCTTGACCAAGGTGGACTGCAGTGGAATAGGGTCACACATTGTTCCTGTCCCTATCCCGCTGGATACTTCCTATTTGGATCTGTCTTCAAACAAACTGGAAAGCATCAATGAGTCAGTGCTCGCCGGCCCTGGTTATACCACCTTGGTGAGCCTGGACCTGAGCTACAATAAAATTGCTAAGATCTCTTCCATGACTTTCTCCAAGCTCAGGTATCTGGAATCCTTGGATCTGAGTCATAACTCTTTGGCAGTCCTTCCAGATGATTGCTTCTCCAGTTCACCCCTGGGGGACGTAGATCTAAGCAATAACAACCTCCTGGATATAAAGTTAGATGTGTTTGCTTCCAGAGGTCAAGGGAAACCCATTAATGTGGATCTGTCCAACAACACGATAAGCACAGTCACACGACATTATGACAAAAGCATCCCCAATATCCAGAGTTTAAACCTGTCTGGAAATAGACTAAGGACTGTGCCAAATCTCCAAGGGATTCCTCTGCGGTACTTAAATCTGGATGGGAACCCTCTAGCCAAGATTGAGAAAGGAGCCTTCGTGGGACTGATGGATTTAATACATTTATCTCTCAGCGGCTTACAGGGCTTTAGAGAGATCTCTCCTTACAGCTTCATAGAACTGCCCAATCTCCAGGTACTCGATTTATCCAGCAACCCGAACCTTAAATCACTGAGTGGCGAAGTAGTCTTTGGGCTGAGTTGCTTGCAAGAGCTCAACCTGTCCAGTACAAGCGTGTCCTTCCTGCCAAAGACTGTGCTGAAATACTTACCTACCATCAAAAGCATTACCTTGGGGAAGAATGTTCAATGTCTTAAGGTGACGAAGGAAGGACAGTATCACCGACAAATGGGGCTGACCAAAAAGGAGGTTCTCAGTTGTCATGATAGCCATGGGTCTGTCGCGGCAGCCCCCTATGTCTCATGA